The genomic interval TCAGCCGGTGGCACGCGCTGCCGTTGTAGAAGCCCTCGTCCGTCAGTGCTTTGAAGACCGCGGCAGCCTGGGGTGCCTTGGTACCGTCGATTTCGACGCCGAGCACGTTCCCGTTCAGTGCCAGTTCACCGGTGAACACCTTCCCGGCGGCAGTGTCCGGGGCCGGGATGTTCGCGCCGTTCGTGGCGGGCGCGGAAGGCGTGGGGGAGTCGGTTGGGCTGGTCAGGCCAGCCTCCGCGGCGGCGAATTCCTGTTCAGTGGGATTGCCGGCAAAGGCAGTGAACTGAAGCACGACGGCGAGCAGGACGGCGGCGGTTCCGGCGCAGGCGGCGATGAGGTTGTCGCGCTTGCGGCGTTTCTCCTGGTCCCGCCGCAGCTCGCGCTTTGCCTCCATCTGCTGGATGCGCCGTTTGGCTTCGCGGGCGCTGCGTGAACTGGCCGCCAATGGTCCTCCTTGTATCGGGCCGCGTCCGGTAGGAACTGAATCCGGAGGCGGTTGTCTGCCGGCAGCGTTGCGGTGCCGGCCGCCGTATTAGAGATGCCGGCGGATGACGCATAAACTGACTGCCGCACATAGTTTATGCATGAGTTGCCGGACTGCCGCCGTTCCCCGCCCGTTTCGGGCGGAATGCCGGGCAAAGTCCCAGGCACCCTTCATCAAGAGGAGAACTTCCACCATGGCACGCACCGCCTCCCTGTCCGGATTCCCCGAGTGGCTTCCCGAGGAGCGGCTGGTGGAGCTGCACGTGCTGGACACCCTTCGCAAGGTTTTTGAGCTGCACGGCTTCGCGTCCATCGAGACCCGTGCCGTGGAAACCGTGGCCCAGCTCCTGCGCAAGGGTGAGATTGATAAGGAGGTGTACGGCCTCAGCCGCCTTCAGGACGACGACGCCGACACCTCCGAGGCGGGCAAGGCCGGCAAAGCGGACCCCCATGCCCTCGCGCTGCACTTCGACCTCACGGTGCCTTTTGCGCGGTACGTCGTCGAGAACGCCGGGTACCTCGCGTTCCCGTTCCGGCGCTACCAGATCCAGAAAGTCTGGCGCGGGGAACGCCCGCAGGAAGGCCGGGCCCGTGAATTCACCCAGGCAGACATCGATGTGGTGGGTGACGGCGAGCTGCCGTTCCGCTATGACGTGGAGATTGCCCTGGTCATTGCCGAAGCCTTGAGCGCACTGCCGATTCCGGACTTCCGCCTTCGGATCAACAACCGCAAGCTTGCCGAAGGCTTCTACCGCGGCATCGGCCTGGATGACACCGCCGGCGTGCTCCGCAGCATCGACAAGCTGGAAAAGATCGGCGCAGCCAAGGTCGCAGATCTGCTCAAGACCGAACTGGGTGCTACTGATGACCAGGCGCAGGCAGCGCTGAACCTGGCAGGAATCCGTACCGAGGACA from Pseudarthrobacter sp. SSS035 carries:
- a CDS encoding peptidylprolyl isomerase, producing MAASSRSAREAKRRIQQMEAKRELRRDQEKRRKRDNLIAACAGTAAVLLAVVLQFTAFAGNPTEQEFAAAEAGLTSPTDSPTPSAPATNGANIPAPDTAAGKVFTGELALNGNVLGVEIDGTKAPQAAAVFKALTDEGFYNGSACHRLTTGETFGLLQCGGATATADPEYTWGPLENTPVDNIYPAGTIAIARSGDNAYGNGKQFFVVYKDTVIPADSAGGYTVVGKVTSGMEAVNAIAAAGIQPGSSASDGAPVQPVTIDSVSLK
- the hisS gene encoding histidine--tRNA ligase → MARTASLSGFPEWLPEERLVELHVLDTLRKVFELHGFASIETRAVETVAQLLRKGEIDKEVYGLSRLQDDDADTSEAGKAGKADPHALALHFDLTVPFARYVVENAGYLAFPFRRYQIQKVWRGERPQEGRAREFTQADIDVVGDGELPFRYDVEIALVIAEALSALPIPDFRLRINNRKLAEGFYRGIGLDDTAGVLRSIDKLEKIGAAKVADLLKTELGATDDQAQAALNLAGIRTEDTSFVAQVRALGVTNDLLEEGLNELEQVIEAAVQRAPGKVVADLSIARGLDYYTGTVVETVLVGHEQLGSICSGGRYDALASKGNRKFPGVGLSIGVTRLVSRILSQDLAKASRSVPTAVLVALTTDESWGAAQDVASQLRSRGIATEVAAKAEKFGKQIKFADRRGIPFVWFTDDDGKHQVKDIRSGEQADADPATWTPPSEDLNVQVTTVQVPAAAAQPA